The DNA window CGTAACCCAGGACGACGAACTCCTGCAATTCCAGCTCGCCGACGTTCTCCTGCAGTTCTGCCAGGGTGCGATCTTCAAAGATCGACCACACGGCCATCACCGTGTCCTTGATCTCATCATCCGTCAGCGCGCCATTGATATAGAGCTGGCTCTGGCGCACGAGGAAGGGCAGGGAACGACCGATATAGGCTTTGAGGTTTTTTTCCAGTGTCACATCCAGGCCCGGAACGGCCTTGTTGAACATGCGCTTGCCCAGCTTCATGGTGGCCGCAATACCGGGCACATTTTTGCTGAACATGTTTTCTTCGTAGATGTAGTTGACCACGCCGTGGTAAACCAGCTCGGCCACAAGCTCCTGATAAAGCGGGTGCTCAATCAGGTGTTCGACCAGGCGCTCACGCTGGTGTCGCAGTGTCAGCGCCTCGTCGACGAACTCGCCAACCTGGGCAGCGGAGATCAGGTCCCGCAGCCGGGTCTTTTTCTGCACCGGCGCGGCCCGGACCTTCTGCGCCATTTCCCCGGCCAGCTCGGGGATGCCGCCGTGGATTTCCAGGTCAACCACGTTGCGTTTGATCACTGCATTGATCTGCTCGGGCGAGACCATGTCGCGCAGGGTGGCTTTCTCGCACAGCTTGAATATCTCACCTATTTCACCCCGAAGATCAGCCAGCAGGCGTTCTCCGCTCAGCGCCCCGAGCTCATGCTGAACATGTCGCTCCAGCAACTGGTCCGCCAGCGTGGCAGCAGTTTTGTCCATAACAGATCCTTTTTTGGTCAGCAGCGGCCCGGTCGAGCCCAGTTCGGGCAGGTTATCACGCCCGGCGCAAACCAGACTGGGGCTCAGCCCTCAACCGTGATGATCTTCAAGCTATTGGTGCCGCCCTGGGCATTGGAGAAATCGCCCTTGGTCAGAATGACCAGTTCGCCCGGCTTGACCGCGCCCCGGCGGAGCAACTCCTCGACCGCCCTGTCATTCACCAGCTCGTTGGGGTGGTCCGCCGCGTCGAAGGGAACGGTCTGTACCCCGCGAAACAGGGCGACCCGGTGCTGGGTCGTGTGGCGCGGCGAAAAGGCAAAGATCGGCAGGCTCGACTTGATTCGCGACATCATCAGCGGCGTCGCGCCGGTCTCAGTCAGGCAGATGATAGCCGTCACGTTGTCCAGATGGTTGGCCGCATACATGGCCGACAGGGCAATGGCCTCGTCTACGTGCTCCATATGCTCGTGGATGCGATGTTGCGATGTATGGGTCGACGGATGCTGCTCAGCCCCCATGCAGATTCGAACCATGGCCTCCACGGCTTCAACGGGATAGTCGCCAACAGCGGTCTCGGCGGAAAGCATGACGGCGTCGGTGTAGTCGAACACAGCGTTGGCCACATCAGAGACTTCAGCCCGGGTTGGCATGGGATTCTGGATCATCGACTCCATCATCTGGGTGGCGGTGATGACGACCCGGTTGAGCGCCCGCGCGCGGGCGATAATATGTTTCTGGACGCCGACCAGGGCGGCGTCGCCGATTTCCACGGCAAGGTCGCCCCGGGCCACCATGACCGCATCCGAGGCCTCGATCACGGCGTCCAGCGCAGCGTCATCGTCGGCCAGCTCGGCCCGTTCGATTTTCGCCACCAGTCGGGCTTGGGAGCCGGCTTCCCGCAGCAGGGCGCGGGCCGTGTGCATGTCCTCGGCGGTGCGTACGAACGAGACCGCGACATAGTCGGCGCCCAGCGCCGCAGCGGTTTTGATGTCCTCCCGGTCCTTGTCGGTCAGGGCCGGCGCCGAAAGGCCGCCCCCGCGCTTGTTCAGGCCCTTGTTATCGGAAAGCGGGCCGCCGATGAGTACACGGGTCGTGACGGACCGCTGGTCGACTTCGGTCACCTTGAGTTCAATGCGGCCATCGTCCAGTACCAGGGTGTCGCCCACCGATACGTCAGCTATGAGCTGCTCGTAATCGATGCCCACCCGCTGAGTGTCCCCGGCCTCCTTGTCCATGGACGCGTCCAGGATGAACGTCTCGCCTTTGCTGAGCATGACTTTATGCTCGGTGAACCGGGCGATACGCAGTTTGGGGCCTTGCAGGTCTGCCAGCAGCGCTACGAAACGCCCCTGGGCCGCAGCAGTGTCGCGAACCCTCCGGGCGTTTTCCTGGTGCTGTTCGGCACTACCGTGGGAGAAGTTCAGGCGGGCCACATCGAGGCCTGCGCGTATAAGCGCGTCGAGCCGTTCGGGGGAGGTGGAGGCAGGTCCTAGTGTGGCAACAATCTTGGTGCGCCTGAGCATTCAGCGGTCCTTTACTGTGAGGGAGGGAAGCTCTATTAGGAACCTTCTCCGACGTGAGTGTCAAAACGACGTTAGTCTCGCCAGATGGCAATAAACCTTATACGTCACCTGTGACAGAATTCAGACAGAGGGCTGGCCGATACCACCGTTCCAAGACATCGCCCGCTGTTCAGGCATAGACTGTCTGAGAGATGTTGAGCTATCGGGCCCGCCATGCAGCAGCGCTTCATCAGCCGGGTCGCCAGACCGATCAGCCCGAGGAGAAACCGATGCACCCGACCATTGAGAAAGTCACGCAACGCATCATCGAGCGCAGCCGTCCCACCCGCGAGGCCTACCTGGCAC is part of the Hydrocarboniclastica marina genome and encodes:
- the pyk gene encoding pyruvate kinase, with the translated sequence MLRRTKIVATLGPASTSPERLDALIRAGLDVARLNFSHGSAEQHQENARRVRDTAAAQGRFVALLADLQGPKLRIARFTEHKVMLSKGETFILDASMDKEAGDTQRVGIDYEQLIADVSVGDTLVLDDGRIELKVTEVDQRSVTTRVLIGGPLSDNKGLNKRGGGLSAPALTDKDREDIKTAAALGADYVAVSFVRTAEDMHTARALLREAGSQARLVAKIERAELADDDAALDAVIEASDAVMVARGDLAVEIGDAALVGVQKHIIARARALNRVVITATQMMESMIQNPMPTRAEVSDVANAVFDYTDAVMLSAETAVGDYPVEAVEAMVRICMGAEQHPSTHTSQHRIHEHMEHVDEAIALSAMYAANHLDNVTAIICLTETGATPLMMSRIKSSLPIFAFSPRHTTQHRVALFRGVQTVPFDAADHPNELVNDRAVEELLRRGAVKPGELVILTKGDFSNAQGGTNSLKIITVEG